In a genomic window of Treponema pectinovorum:
- a CDS encoding cell division protein ZapB, with translation MISLDQVLLLEQKVENAVEKIQQLNAENAALRRKCTELTNALSAKTEQFSSFQLDQNRIEEGVLKALERLSAVENAVHSVSFETDNSSIQKDNQIHSQQEVQNSKEQIPNNAVEQNFKQVSLNTFDNAEPIQNENQNNNEKTDNSQPTFDIF, from the coding sequence ATGATTTCACTCGATCAGGTTCTTCTTCTTGAACAAAAAGTTGAAAACGCTGTTGAAAAGATTCAGCAGCTTAATGCGGAAAATGCTGCTTTGCGTAGAAAATGCACAGAGCTCACAAATGCACTTTCGGCAAAAACGGAGCAGTTTTCTTCTTTTCAGTTGGATCAGAACAGGATCGAGGAAGGAGTCTTAAAAGCCTTGGAACGACTAAGCGCTGTAGAAAATGCAGTGCATTCTGTATCTTTTGAAACTGATAATTCATCAATTCAAAAAGATAATCAAATCCATTCACAGCAAGAAGTTCAAAACTCAAAAGAACAAATTCCTAATAATGCTGTAGAACAGAACTTTAAACAGGTTTCTCTCAATACTTTTGACAATGCTGAACCTATTCAAAACGAAAACCAAAATAATAACGAAAAAACTGATAATTCCCAGCCTACTTTTGATATCTTCTAA